A segment of the Elaeis guineensis isolate ETL-2024a chromosome 6, EG11, whole genome shotgun sequence genome:
gattttacagAGTAATCATCTAAGGATAGTGTAAGCACAATAATAGATAGAATAAGATTCTactctaaatttattaaaataatttttatatttttataattttatttttaattaataatttttttatataataaataaatataaattaagatttgATATTATCCGATTAAGACACGTTTTGgaaggtattttttttaaaatagaattTGTTCTATTCAGATGCAAACAGTTGATGACGATCTATTCTCTAATTATAATAAACTACTTCGTGTTCTTCTTAAAAAATACTATAACGAAGGAGCATCAGAATCAAACTAGAATTAGCCAAATCTAGTTGCATTGAAAAATTaacaaatttgattgaaataATTTCTCTCAATCCTCTTTAATATGGACAGAATTTCTTCTCAAGTGCTTATAGATGCACTCGAGTTCATTCAATTAATTGCTCAATTCTCTTCTTTAATCCATTGTTATTCGGATGGAATGGACGTCGTTGTGTTTGTTTGGaaagtataatttttttcttatttataaaTGTGAGAGAATGAGTACCATGGGATgcttaagtatttttttattagataCATTCCTAAATGTAATTTATCCATTCATCAAGGCTTGTCGAATTGGATGCATTTTTCGTTGAAATGCATCTCCTTATTTCCTAAATTTCTCCAAGAATCCGTTTAAGGTGCGTCTATTGGGATATCATACGAGAAGAGAGAGTTACTCTACGCTCCATATGATGTGAGAAACAATTAGAGATGCATCGTAGAATTTAAATGGAGGAGAAAGAGATAAAAGATAAACTACTAAATCTTATCTATTCAAAAAATCAAGTGAATTAGAAGTCTAAAAGAAGATTCTTTGTATTTACGGGGATTCTTAAaatctcaaaatttcaaatttcaaatttcgttaATAAACCAAGCAGTGGTAGGTTCAAAATCCAGCCACCCTTTGCAGCGAACAGAaataagaggagaaggatggtgtCCGACTCCGAGCCACATCTGAGCGGCGTAGTTGCCGCCGCCGACGGCCCTGACCGATTCAGCCTCCTCCCGGACTGCCTTCTCGTCTCCATCCTTTCCCTCCTCCCCAtcgaagactccgtccggaccagCATCCTCTCCACCAGGTGGCGCCACCTCTGGACCCTCTCCCCCATCCGCCTCCTCGACGACTCCGGCCTCCGCAGGCTCCACCAGGACCAGGAGGAAGGGATCCCTCTGGATGGCTGGCGCGTCCGCGCCATCGACCGCGTCCTCTCCGCCCACGCCGGCCCCATCCGGAGCTGCCGCATCTCCTGCCTCTACTTCCGCTTCCCCCTCTTCGACGGCTGGATCCAAACCCTAAGCCAGAAGGGCGTCCAAGATCTCGCTCTCCGCATCCCCATGGAGAGGCGCTTCTACGTCGTGCCCCCTTCCCTCATCACATGCCCATCCCTCCAGTCCCTGGACTTGTGCTACTGCCGTTTCCCGAATCCCACTCACCCTCGCCCCGATCTTGTTAATCTCCGAGCTCTGAAGCTGAACCGGAGTCTCGTGACGGATGCCGCCGTCCATGAGATTGTCTCCAGCTGCCCGGCTTTGCGGAGCTTGGCTTTGGTGCATTGCGCTGGCCTCCGGCGCATCCATCTCCGCTCCCGGACCCTCTGCAGCATGATACTGGATGATTACGCGCTGGAGGTCGAAGAGGTCTTCGTTGTCGATGCCCCCAATCTCGAGTCTCTGATGCTTGGTAAGAGCACGACGGCGAGGACGCACGTAAAAGTTCGCAATGCGCCCAAGCTGCAGCTTCTGGGCTTTGTTGATATGAACATCAAGATGCTCGAGTTGGGAAACACTCGGTTTCAGGTACTCTTCGTCGTATAGAACTGATATTGATGCAATATTACAGTAAAAAACATTTTTGTTCTACGCACTGAAttaaccctctctctctctctctctgtgtgtgcacTTAATTTTCTTCCTCTGTTGCAGGAAAGCAAGCTTAATATATTGAGTACTTTGGTGCATGGTCTGAAAAAGCTAGCCGTTAGGGTGAACTTTCATGACGACCTTCAGGCACATACTCTTTGTGACCTGCTCAGATGCTTCCCTTGCCTGGAAACATTGGATGTTTGGGTAATTTCGATGTTTGGTGTTTCTTTGTTCTTGTTTTTTTCCTTTTGATAACTGAAGCTTTGGGCTTACCCTGTTTCGTTATAGATTGTTGGCATGGATAACTATGACGAGCCGGATTTGGAGAACTGGGAGCAGCAAGGTTCATTTGATTGTCTTGATCATCATCTGAAAGGTGTGACACTTAAGGGTTTTTTGGGACAGAGAGCTGATTTGGGATTTGCTAACTTTCTTATTGAAAAAGCACGGGTGCTTAAGGTGATGACTCTTATTTCTGTACATGCTTGGAAAGAGGGATGGGTAGAAACGAAACAACAAGATCTGTCCCTTCAGAATAAAGCTTCTGTAAATGCTGAAGTAGTTTTTGTGAAAGAAAAACATGAGAATAATAAATTTCAACCTTGGAGTTCACTAATTTGAATAGTAGCAACTGTGTTTGGAACAAgatttcaagatatttcagatcgGTTGGGCTTTGGTTTCCCTTTGGCATGAGTATAGAGATTGAATTTTGGTTATTATATGATGGCTGGAAAGGTAGAAATAACATGAAGGAGTGATCTGAAGAAAAAGATGCATTGATTGCCTATAATGGTGCCAATAACCTATTATCTTCTTTATTGATATGGTTATGAGATTTTGCTGGAGAAACCTTAATGTAAGTTTTTTCATTGTTCTTATTTTGGAACTCAAAATTTTACCGCAGTTACTTGCGTGAAACTTTTTTTATTTAAGCAACCACCTATTAGAAAATGGAACAAATTGTGcttcttattttcatatttaaaatttatgaggTGTCCAGATTTTCCTGCTTCTGGATATTTTACTGGTGTTTATGAGATTGTGAATTTCACTTATTGGTGGATAATTTGCTTCTTCAATAGATAAGATGGAAATCTTTCAgcaacataaaatatgaatggtcgGTTCTTGTTGGCTGTTTGATTTATGAATTCCCTATTTCATCCATGTAATATTTCATGGAGGAATTGCATTCAAAGGAAATTGCTGCACCTTTATTGTTTGGCTGATTTAAATTTCGTAAGGACACTAGACATTTCTAATTTACTGTGTTTGGTGTCACCTGATTGTGCTGCTAGCTGGATGTGACTCTATGCGACCCTTCTGATGTGCCACTTCTCTATTCACCTGGATGATGCAATTGATCCAATGTTTTGAGATGATTGAACAGTAGAGGAGCACATCTAGAAGGTCACATGTCAGCCACATTGTTTGGATGCATCATTGTTATTGTCAGAGGAAGCGTAAAGAGTGTAGCTTTTTGTCGAAACCTGCTTTTATCGACCACCATCTGAGTCATTAAGGAATATATGATGCTGGCTGTTTGTGTGCACAAGTATTCGTGCTTGCCATTGTTCTTTACCATCAAAAATTACTTGGCTTTACATAAGTTGTTAATTTATTAGATTACACTGATATGTTGTGAAGCTAGTGCTACTTCAATTGCATCCTACATACTGCTTTGTTTACTTCTGGATTGCTTGCTATTTGTTTGCTATGATAACGATGGCTATTTTTGAACATCTCTATGTTGCTTTCATGTGCTTATGTAGTCCTAACTGTATTGGCAGTCCTGTGACTCTTTTGCTGATGCAATACATAGGAGGTTTCATCAAAAAAGAGCAGTCATAAATATTGCCAACTTATTATATGAATCTATGAATTGTTCTTCTGTTCATGGTAGTGCGTGTTTTAGTTGTGTTGGATGCAAACGTGATCCTTTATCTTAATGCTTTTGGTGGATGAAATTGCTATCAATGTTCAAAAACAGGTCTGTACCTTTTGATGTGTGCATATTTTGCTGTTTCACCTTGTCCGAGACTGGAGTTTTAGTGAAGGCTAGAAAATCTTTTTTGGAACAGGTTAAAGCTTTTTTTAAACCTAAACAATCAAAAACCCAGGAGACT
Coding sequences within it:
- the LOC105047198 gene encoding F-box/LRR-repeat protein At3g26922, producing the protein MVSDSEPHLSGVVAAADGPDRFSLLPDCLLVSILSLLPIEDSVRTSILSTRWRHLWTLSPIRLLDDSGLRRLHQDQEEGIPLDGWRVRAIDRVLSAHAGPIRSCRISCLYFRFPLFDGWIQTLSQKGVQDLALRIPMERRFYVVPPSLITCPSLQSLDLCYCRFPNPTHPRPDLVNLRALKLNRSLVTDAAVHEIVSSCPALRSLALVHCAGLRRIHLRSRTLCSMILDDYALEVEEVFVVDAPNLESLMLGKSTTARTHVKVRNAPKLQLLGFVDMNIKMLELGNTRFQESKLNILSTLVHGLKKLAVRVNFHDDLQAHTLCDLLRCFPCLETLDVWIVGMDNYDEPDLENWEQQGSFDCLDHHLKGVTLKGFLGQRADLGFANFLIEKARVLKVMTLISVHAWKEGWVETKQQDLSLQNKASVNAEVVFVKEKHENNKFQPWSSLI